Genomic window (Chitinophaga parva):
GCGGTGCAGCAAAAAGATCCAGGCATTGGCATCCAGCGGGTGGTGGGCTATCCAGATGGGCATCACAGAAGTTACGTAGGTCCACACGAGGGCCAGGAACAGGGTCTTGGCGATGGCTATTTTGCGCAGGAACAGGAAAGGTCTGTGCGGCAGCTTGGGGGCGGTGTACAAAGCAGTAAGGACAATGGATACGCCCAGTGCCATCCAGTGCATGCGTAGCGGCCACACAAACCAGGCGGCGCCGGCCAGTCCCAGGAGGCCCAGGGCCAGCTGCAGGTTGCGGTGGCGCCCACCCCATATTAACCGGTGTGAGTGCTCATTGGTAGTGGGAGTAAGCCACCAGTGGAAGTTATAGCTGCAGATGGTAGCGGCAAATACGAAGCTGCAATAGGTGCGCACAGGATAATCCAGTCCCAGCACGGTATTGGTATGCCATATCACCATGACGGCACATAGCGCCACGTAAATGGAACTGAACAACAGGAAGTTGAAGACAGACTTTAGCAAGCCGTTAATAGTTAATCGTTAAAGGTGGATCGTAGCGGATCAAAGGTAAATCGTAAAAAAGTTACAAGTTGAAAATTTAACCGGCGATGGGCTGCCATCAACGATTTACCCGCAACATTCAATCGTCAGCCTTTAGCAATTCACTTTTAACCATTAACGATTAACCTCCATTTACAGGGGAATATTCCCATGCTTCTTCCGCGGCATGTTCACCACTTTATTTTCCAGCATTTTATAGCCCCGTATCAGTTTGCTGCGGGTTTGTTCCGGCAGGATCACTTCATCGATATAACCCTTTTCCGCGGCCAGGTAAGGATTGGCAAATTGTTCCGTGTACTCGGCCACCAGCTCGTTCATGCGGGCTTCGGGATCGGGGGCGGCGTCAATTTCTTTTTTGTAGATGATCTCTACGG
Coding sequences:
- a CDS encoding UbiA family prenyltransferase, whose product is MLKSVFNFLLFSSIYVALCAVMVIWHTNTVLGLDYPVRTYCSFVFAATICSYNFHWWLTPTTNEHSHRLIWGGRHRNLQLALGLLGLAGAAWFVWPLRMHWMALGVSIVLTALYTAPKLPHRPFLFLRKIAIAKTLFLALVWTYVTSVMPIWIAHHPLDANAWIFLLHRFFFTYASCILFDERDLESDKREGIRSLITFLPEHTRRNLYYACLIVAAGCAAMLYPFAPGILVSIMIVPVLLLAALTGTAKRNHSDYLYYFGLDGLVMLAPVLHLLWLWL